TTACATCTCCAGAAATTTTAGGTACAAGTACATGCGCAAGCATAATAAATTTTGCTTCCTTTCCAAAAATAAATGGTACAAAATTATTTATCATCAAAAAATTTTTACTATAAGGCAGTAAAGCTAAATCTTTATGAGTATCAACTTTTGTGCCTCCAAGTCCAGGAAAGTGTTTCACTGCAGCAAAAACACCTTGTCTTTGAATTCCATCGATAAATGCCTCTATCATAAGACCAATATTATAAGATGAATATCCAAAGGTCCTACTACCTAAAGGACTATCGGGGGAAAATTTAGCATCTGCTACAGGTGCCATATTTAAATTGATACCAAGGCGTCTAAGCTGTTTGCCAAGAATTTCTCCAATCTTATATGCAAGTTGAGCATCTCCAGTCTTACCAACAGACTCCATAGCAGGAAATTTATAAACCCCTAACTTCTCATTCTCACCAGTCCTACTAACCAGTCCTCCTTCTTCATCAACAGCAATAAAAATATCAGAACCAAGATATTTCTTTAATTCGCTAATTAATTTTTTGGTTTGTTGAGCATCCTTAAAATTTTCTCTAAATAAAATAATTCCTACTGGGTTTATCTCTTTTAGCTTATCAATCGCATCTTTACTAAGCGATTGTACAGCGGTAGGATTAGAAACATTTCTAATACCAACAAAAAAATAACGTTCCCTCAAAACGTTACTAAAATCAACCCTTCCTAAAAATACATTAATATCTACAAGATCAGACTTATCATTTTCAAAATAACTATATTCTATTTCAGGAACAGCCCCTAATAAAACTAAACTATGAAATAAAAGTCTAAATACTAAAAATCTAAACATTCCATCTCCCCCCTCCAAATACCAAACCACATTTATTCTTTAACACATTACTAAGAGCATTATTCAAATATTTGGAAATATCAGAAAGACTACCTAACAAAAACTTACCATTTATATAATCACTCATAATAAGAACATCAACAAACAATTTTGCAGGCAAGAATCTATCGCCTCGATCGACCTCAAAAATCAACGGATTATCTACTATCTTTATAACTTCCCAAGTTATCTGTTCAATTGCAGTATATTTGCCAAACTCTTTATTCTGTTCAACAACCCTTATAGGCATATTTAATATTATTTCATCGATATGTTTTATCAAATATTCTAAATTAAAAAGACCGGTAGCACAATTAAACAAAATCTTGTTCCCACTATACTCAGCTTGTAGTATAATTTCTTTAGAAATTGTACTACCAATATCAACACAAGCCAAATGATCATCATCTAAGACTAAAACCCCTCCTTTTGTATCCAATGAGGTTTTAACACTAAATTCAAAGCCAGCAGAATTGTTTGTTATAGCCATTATAGCAAGGGCTTTTAAGTTAACAGTAAAACCAATATTATCAACATTACCAATATAAACAAATTTTTTTCCGGAATTATAAAGTTTTAAATAAACATCCCTTAGAACTTTAAAATTTTGACCATGACCAGCAGGCAAAGCTAACAGAGTTTTCTTACCATGATTATTATAATTAAAATACTCATATTGACCGTTGTCTAGTTTTTTATAACAATAAATCAAAGGCTGAATAGCTGTAAAAATATCTTCCTTTTGCAAGCCACAATAATTTAAATCTTTAATCAAGGAATCATCAAAAATATTATCAAAAAAATTAGAAATCAATTTATAAGTCTTAAAATTTGTCATCTGAAAAATAGAAGGCTTAATAGTTTTACCATAAAGATCACAATACTTCTTAGAAAGCATTAAAAGATGTCGTATTTTTAATGCTAAGAATGAAAATCCATAACTACCATCTTTATTAATATATGCAGGTGTTATTCCCTTTGGCAAATCTCCAAAAGACTCCCTAGCCTCAAGTATTTTATCTTTGCACAAAAAATATAATTCTTCATGAAAATCACTATTTTTCAATATATCAAAATAACTAGTTGCAGAACCCCCATTTAGAATACCAAATGAAAGATAAGGATAAAGCAATAAGCCTAGTTCTTCTAGCTTATCACCAGTAAAAACATAAAAATCACCTTCTGAT
The DNA window shown above is from Borrelia anserina Es and carries:
- a CDS encoding glycoside hydrolase family 3 N-terminal domain-containing protein codes for the protein MFRFLVFRLLFHSLVLLGAVPEIEYSYFENDKSDLVDINVFLGRVDFSNVLRERYFFVGIRNVSNPTAVQSLSKDAIDKLKEINPVGIILFRENFKDAQQTKKLISELKKYLGSDIFIAVDEEGGLVSRTGENEKLGVYKFPAMESVGKTGDAQLAYKIGEILGKQLRRLGINLNMAPVADAKFSPDSPLGSRTFGYSSYNIGLMIEAFIDGIQRQGVFAAVKHFPGLGGTKVDTHKDLALLPYSKNFLMINNFVPFIFGKEAKFIMLAHVLVPKISGDVTSMSRDIVNIIRHNLNICSVIITDAYDMGAIVNNFSLVDAIKKSLNSGIDVVLMPESFEKFGVKVNSIKKSDD
- a CDS encoding UTP--glucose-1-phosphate uridylyltransferase, whose protein sequence is MCEVIDKIFSKRMLDMLNKHKLETLNMSFKNFPDENHSNILNLADTPIKLKFKKELVEYNLRKYIDDFTRFVLSSEGDFYVFTGDKLEELGLLLYPYLSFGILNGGSATSYFDILKNSDFHEELYFLCKDKILEARESFGDLPKGITPAYINKDGSYGFSFLALKIRHLLMLSKKYCDLYGKTIKPSIFQMTNFKTYKLISNFFDNIFDDSLIKDLNYCGLQKEDIFTAIQPLIYCYKKLDNGQYEYFNYNNHGKKTLLALPAGHGQNFKVLRDVYLKLYNSGKKFVYIGNVDNIGFTVNLKALAIMAITNNSAGFEFSVKTSLDTKGGVLVLDDDHLACVDIGSTISKEIILQAEYSGNKILFNCATGLFNLEYLIKHIDEIILNMPIRVVEQNKEFGKYTAIEQITWEVIKIVDNPLIFEVDRGDRFLPAKLFVDVLIMSDYINGKFLLGSLSDISKYLNNALSNVLKNKCGLVFGGGRWNV